In one window of Notolabrus celidotus isolate fNotCel1 chromosome 15, fNotCel1.pri, whole genome shotgun sequence DNA:
- the ranbp3b gene encoding ran-binding protein 3b isoform X1 — protein sequence MADLANEEKPAIAPPVFVFQKDKAQKRSAEGSSAEDGEDSDKDEGSYCPPVKRERTSSFPPPHSVPKNNVFMPSSFCQSPTGNSDSEPEEKPVGFRLKPPTLIHGQAPSSGVPSQKPKEQQRSVLRPAVLQAPPSKSHIESNSSCGTNGVKKSSDGALAAPSVFQNNTEHSADLAKSQKHENEEDEAGGNKEGGGREKKDADVAISFVFGQNIRDRAKLEENSTEEKSKDGVPLDSQSEATNYFLQYISTPSSKNATNSTDSGAKFVFGQNMSERVLSPPKGESSGEETKEVPPPPSSEPSSQETTPEKANSVSESLEESAAAYTKATAKKCILEKVDVKTGEESESNVLQMQCKLYVFEKTAQSWIERGRGLLRLNDMASTDDGTLQSRLVMRTQGSLRLILNTKLWPQMQVDKASEKSVRITAMDTEDQGVKVFLISGSSKDVGQLAAALHHRILALKSRAEQEPETPATTIPEAEVPQSNEDDSDEEDNASASASASTPATSNSEGGESQAVGST from the exons ATGGCGGACTTGGCAAACGAAG AAAAGCCTGCCATAGCGccccctgtgtttgtttttcaaaaagatAAAGCACAGAAG CGATCTGCAGAGGGCTCAAGTGCAGAGGATGGAGAAG ATTCAGATAAAGACGAGGGAAGCTATTGCCCCCCTGTGAAAAGGGAAAGGACCTCATCGTTCCCACCCCCACACTCTG TTCCCAAGAACAATGTATTCATGCCCTCAAGTTTCTGCCAGTCCCCGACTGGGAACTCTGACTCTGAGCCAG AGGAGAAACCCGTGGGATTCCGATTAAAGCCACCAACCCTCATACATGGACAGGCACCAAGTTCAG GGGTCCCAAGTCAGAAACCCAAGGAACAGCAACGCAGTGTTCTTCGCCCTGCAGTTCTCCAGGCGCCGCCCTCTAAATCACATATAGAGTCCA ATTCCAGTTGTGGAACCAACGGTGTGAAAAAGTCTTCAGATGGGGCACTTGCGGCCCCGTCCGTCTTTCAGAACAACACAGAGCACTCAGCCGACTTGGCAAAGTCACAG AAACATGAAAatgaggaggatgaagcagGTGGTAACAAAGAAGGAGGTGGAAGAGAGAAGAAGGATGCAGATGTAGCAATATCTTTTGTATTTGGTCAGAATATCAGAGACAGAGCAAAG TTGGAAGAGAACAGTACGGAAGAGAAGTCAAAAGATGGTGTGCCACTGGACTCTCAATCAGAGGCCACTAATTATTTCTTACAGTACATCTCTACCCCAAG TTCAAAAAATGCCACAAACAGTACAGACAGTGGGGCAAAATTTGTTTTTGGGCAGAACATGTCTGAACGAGTTCTG aGTCCTCCAAAGGGCGAGTCCTCAGGCGAGGAAACTAAAGAAGTTCCACCTCCCCCTTCTTCAGAGCCCTCATCGCAGGAAACCACCCCAGAGAAGG CGAACAGTGTGTCTGAGTCTTTGGAGGAGTCTGCAGCAGCTTACACCAAAGCCACAGCCAAGAAGTGCATCTTAGAGAAAGTCGACGTCAAAACTGGAGAGGAATCAGAAAGCAACGTTTTACAG ATGCAGTGCAAGTTATACGTTTTTGAGAAGACGGCTCAGTCGTGGATAGAAAGAGGTCGAGGTTTACTGAGGCTCAATGACATGGCGTCAACAGATGATGGCACGCTACAGTCTCGTCTAG TGATGAGGACCCAGGGCAGCCTTCGGTTGATCCTCAACACTAAACTTTGGCCCCAGATGCAGGTGGACAAGGCCAGCGAGAAGAGTGTACGAATCACTGCCATGGACACAGAGGACCAGGGGGTCAAGGTCTTCCTAATATCC GGTAGCTCTAAGGATGTAGGTCAGCTGGCTGCAGCGTTACATCACCGTATCTTAGCCCTGAAGAGCAGGGCAGAGCAGGAGCCCGAGACCCCGGCAACAACCATCCCCGAAGCCGAGGTACCGCAGTCCAATGAGGACGACAGTGACGAGGAGGACAATGCGTCTGCCTCAGCTTCAGCCTCCACTCCTGCTACGA gtaattcagagggaggagagagccaGGCAGTAGGAAGCACATAG
- the ranbp3b gene encoding ran-binding protein 3b isoform X5, whose translation MADLANEEKPAIAPPVFVFQKDKAQKRSAEGSSAEDGEDSDKDEGSYCPPVKRERTSSFPPPHSVPKNNVFMPSSFCQSPTGNSDSEPEEKPVGFRLKPPTLIHGQAPSSGVPSQKPKEQQRSVLRPAVLQAPPSKSHIESNSSCGTNGVKKSSDGALAAPSVFQNNTEHSADLAKSQLEENSTEEKSKDGVPLDSQSEATNYFLQYISTPSSKNATNSTDSGAKFVFGQNMSERVLSPPKGESSGEETKEVPPPPSSEPSSQETTPEKANSVSESLEESAAAYTKATAKKCILEKVDVKTGEESESNVLQMQCKLYVFEKTAQSWIERGRGLLRLNDMASTDDGTLQSRLVMRTQGSLRLILNTKLWPQMQVDKASEKSVRITAMDTEDQGVKVFLISGSSKDVGQLAAALHHRILALKSRAEQEPETPATTIPEAEVPQSNEDDSDEEDNASASASASTPATSNSEGGESQAVGST comes from the exons ATGGCGGACTTGGCAAACGAAG AAAAGCCTGCCATAGCGccccctgtgtttgtttttcaaaaagatAAAGCACAGAAG CGATCTGCAGAGGGCTCAAGTGCAGAGGATGGAGAAG ATTCAGATAAAGACGAGGGAAGCTATTGCCCCCCTGTGAAAAGGGAAAGGACCTCATCGTTCCCACCCCCACACTCTG TTCCCAAGAACAATGTATTCATGCCCTCAAGTTTCTGCCAGTCCCCGACTGGGAACTCTGACTCTGAGCCAG AGGAGAAACCCGTGGGATTCCGATTAAAGCCACCAACCCTCATACATGGACAGGCACCAAGTTCAG GGGTCCCAAGTCAGAAACCCAAGGAACAGCAACGCAGTGTTCTTCGCCCTGCAGTTCTCCAGGCGCCGCCCTCTAAATCACATATAGAGTCCA ATTCCAGTTGTGGAACCAACGGTGTGAAAAAGTCTTCAGATGGGGCACTTGCGGCCCCGTCCGTCTTTCAGAACAACACAGAGCACTCAGCCGACTTGGCAAAGTCACAG TTGGAAGAGAACAGTACGGAAGAGAAGTCAAAAGATGGTGTGCCACTGGACTCTCAATCAGAGGCCACTAATTATTTCTTACAGTACATCTCTACCCCAAG TTCAAAAAATGCCACAAACAGTACAGACAGTGGGGCAAAATTTGTTTTTGGGCAGAACATGTCTGAACGAGTTCTG aGTCCTCCAAAGGGCGAGTCCTCAGGCGAGGAAACTAAAGAAGTTCCACCTCCCCCTTCTTCAGAGCCCTCATCGCAGGAAACCACCCCAGAGAAGG CGAACAGTGTGTCTGAGTCTTTGGAGGAGTCTGCAGCAGCTTACACCAAAGCCACAGCCAAGAAGTGCATCTTAGAGAAAGTCGACGTCAAAACTGGAGAGGAATCAGAAAGCAACGTTTTACAG ATGCAGTGCAAGTTATACGTTTTTGAGAAGACGGCTCAGTCGTGGATAGAAAGAGGTCGAGGTTTACTGAGGCTCAATGACATGGCGTCAACAGATGATGGCACGCTACAGTCTCGTCTAG TGATGAGGACCCAGGGCAGCCTTCGGTTGATCCTCAACACTAAACTTTGGCCCCAGATGCAGGTGGACAAGGCCAGCGAGAAGAGTGTACGAATCACTGCCATGGACACAGAGGACCAGGGGGTCAAGGTCTTCCTAATATCC GGTAGCTCTAAGGATGTAGGTCAGCTGGCTGCAGCGTTACATCACCGTATCTTAGCCCTGAAGAGCAGGGCAGAGCAGGAGCCCGAGACCCCGGCAACAACCATCCCCGAAGCCGAGGTACCGCAGTCCAATGAGGACGACAGTGACGAGGAGGACAATGCGTCTGCCTCAGCTTCAGCCTCCACTCCTGCTACGA gtaattcagagggaggagagagccaGGCAGTAGGAAGCACATAG
- the ranbp3b gene encoding ran-binding protein 3b isoform X3 — MADLANEEKPAIAPPVFVFQKDKAQKRSAEGSSAEDGEDSDKDEGSYCPPVKRERTSSFPPPHSEEKPVGFRLKPPTLIHGQAPSSGVPSQKPKEQQRSVLRPAVLQAPPSKSHIESNSSCGTNGVKKSSDGALAAPSVFQNNTEHSADLAKSQKHENEEDEAGGNKEGGGREKKDADVAISFVFGQNIRDRAKLEENSTEEKSKDGVPLDSQSEATNYFLQYISTPSSKNATNSTDSGAKFVFGQNMSERVLSPPKGESSGEETKEVPPPPSSEPSSQETTPEKANSVSESLEESAAAYTKATAKKCILEKVDVKTGEESESNVLQMQCKLYVFEKTAQSWIERGRGLLRLNDMASTDDGTLQSRLVMRTQGSLRLILNTKLWPQMQVDKASEKSVRITAMDTEDQGVKVFLISGSSKDVGQLAAALHHRILALKSRAEQEPETPATTIPEAEVPQSNEDDSDEEDNASASASASTPATSNSEGGESQAVGST, encoded by the exons ATGGCGGACTTGGCAAACGAAG AAAAGCCTGCCATAGCGccccctgtgtttgtttttcaaaaagatAAAGCACAGAAG CGATCTGCAGAGGGCTCAAGTGCAGAGGATGGAGAAG ATTCAGATAAAGACGAGGGAAGCTATTGCCCCCCTGTGAAAAGGGAAAGGACCTCATCGTTCCCACCCCCACACTCTG AGGAGAAACCCGTGGGATTCCGATTAAAGCCACCAACCCTCATACATGGACAGGCACCAAGTTCAG GGGTCCCAAGTCAGAAACCCAAGGAACAGCAACGCAGTGTTCTTCGCCCTGCAGTTCTCCAGGCGCCGCCCTCTAAATCACATATAGAGTCCA ATTCCAGTTGTGGAACCAACGGTGTGAAAAAGTCTTCAGATGGGGCACTTGCGGCCCCGTCCGTCTTTCAGAACAACACAGAGCACTCAGCCGACTTGGCAAAGTCACAG AAACATGAAAatgaggaggatgaagcagGTGGTAACAAAGAAGGAGGTGGAAGAGAGAAGAAGGATGCAGATGTAGCAATATCTTTTGTATTTGGTCAGAATATCAGAGACAGAGCAAAG TTGGAAGAGAACAGTACGGAAGAGAAGTCAAAAGATGGTGTGCCACTGGACTCTCAATCAGAGGCCACTAATTATTTCTTACAGTACATCTCTACCCCAAG TTCAAAAAATGCCACAAACAGTACAGACAGTGGGGCAAAATTTGTTTTTGGGCAGAACATGTCTGAACGAGTTCTG aGTCCTCCAAAGGGCGAGTCCTCAGGCGAGGAAACTAAAGAAGTTCCACCTCCCCCTTCTTCAGAGCCCTCATCGCAGGAAACCACCCCAGAGAAGG CGAACAGTGTGTCTGAGTCTTTGGAGGAGTCTGCAGCAGCTTACACCAAAGCCACAGCCAAGAAGTGCATCTTAGAGAAAGTCGACGTCAAAACTGGAGAGGAATCAGAAAGCAACGTTTTACAG ATGCAGTGCAAGTTATACGTTTTTGAGAAGACGGCTCAGTCGTGGATAGAAAGAGGTCGAGGTTTACTGAGGCTCAATGACATGGCGTCAACAGATGATGGCACGCTACAGTCTCGTCTAG TGATGAGGACCCAGGGCAGCCTTCGGTTGATCCTCAACACTAAACTTTGGCCCCAGATGCAGGTGGACAAGGCCAGCGAGAAGAGTGTACGAATCACTGCCATGGACACAGAGGACCAGGGGGTCAAGGTCTTCCTAATATCC GGTAGCTCTAAGGATGTAGGTCAGCTGGCTGCAGCGTTACATCACCGTATCTTAGCCCTGAAGAGCAGGGCAGAGCAGGAGCCCGAGACCCCGGCAACAACCATCCCCGAAGCCGAGGTACCGCAGTCCAATGAGGACGACAGTGACGAGGAGGACAATGCGTCTGCCTCAGCTTCAGCCTCCACTCCTGCTACGA gtaattcagagggaggagagagccaGGCAGTAGGAAGCACATAG
- the ranbp3b gene encoding ran-binding protein 3b isoform X6: MADLANEEKPAIAPPVFVFQKDKAQKRSAEGSSAEDGEDSDKDEGSYCPPVKRERTSSFPPPHSEEKPVGFRLKPPTLIHGQAPSSDSSCGTNGVKKSSDGALAAPSVFQNNTEHSADLAKSQKHENEEDEAGGNKEGGGREKKDADVAISFVFGQNIRDRAKLEENSTEEKSKDGVPLDSQSEATNYFLQYISTPSSKNATNSTDSGAKFVFGQNMSERVLSPPKGESSGEETKEVPPPPSSEPSSQETTPEKANSVSESLEESAAAYTKATAKKCILEKVDVKTGEESESNVLQMQCKLYVFEKTAQSWIERGRGLLRLNDMASTDDGTLQSRLVMRTQGSLRLILNTKLWPQMQVDKASEKSVRITAMDTEDQGVKVFLISGSSKDVGQLAAALHHRILALKSRAEQEPETPATTIPEAEVPQSNEDDSDEEDNASASASASTPATSNSEGGESQAVGST, translated from the exons ATGGCGGACTTGGCAAACGAAG AAAAGCCTGCCATAGCGccccctgtgtttgtttttcaaaaagatAAAGCACAGAAG CGATCTGCAGAGGGCTCAAGTGCAGAGGATGGAGAAG ATTCAGATAAAGACGAGGGAAGCTATTGCCCCCCTGTGAAAAGGGAAAGGACCTCATCGTTCCCACCCCCACACTCTG AGGAGAAACCCGTGGGATTCCGATTAAAGCCACCAACCCTCATACATGGACAGGCACCAAGTTCAG ATTCCAGTTGTGGAACCAACGGTGTGAAAAAGTCTTCAGATGGGGCACTTGCGGCCCCGTCCGTCTTTCAGAACAACACAGAGCACTCAGCCGACTTGGCAAAGTCACAG AAACATGAAAatgaggaggatgaagcagGTGGTAACAAAGAAGGAGGTGGAAGAGAGAAGAAGGATGCAGATGTAGCAATATCTTTTGTATTTGGTCAGAATATCAGAGACAGAGCAAAG TTGGAAGAGAACAGTACGGAAGAGAAGTCAAAAGATGGTGTGCCACTGGACTCTCAATCAGAGGCCACTAATTATTTCTTACAGTACATCTCTACCCCAAG TTCAAAAAATGCCACAAACAGTACAGACAGTGGGGCAAAATTTGTTTTTGGGCAGAACATGTCTGAACGAGTTCTG aGTCCTCCAAAGGGCGAGTCCTCAGGCGAGGAAACTAAAGAAGTTCCACCTCCCCCTTCTTCAGAGCCCTCATCGCAGGAAACCACCCCAGAGAAGG CGAACAGTGTGTCTGAGTCTTTGGAGGAGTCTGCAGCAGCTTACACCAAAGCCACAGCCAAGAAGTGCATCTTAGAGAAAGTCGACGTCAAAACTGGAGAGGAATCAGAAAGCAACGTTTTACAG ATGCAGTGCAAGTTATACGTTTTTGAGAAGACGGCTCAGTCGTGGATAGAAAGAGGTCGAGGTTTACTGAGGCTCAATGACATGGCGTCAACAGATGATGGCACGCTACAGTCTCGTCTAG TGATGAGGACCCAGGGCAGCCTTCGGTTGATCCTCAACACTAAACTTTGGCCCCAGATGCAGGTGGACAAGGCCAGCGAGAAGAGTGTACGAATCACTGCCATGGACACAGAGGACCAGGGGGTCAAGGTCTTCCTAATATCC GGTAGCTCTAAGGATGTAGGTCAGCTGGCTGCAGCGTTACATCACCGTATCTTAGCCCTGAAGAGCAGGGCAGAGCAGGAGCCCGAGACCCCGGCAACAACCATCCCCGAAGCCGAGGTACCGCAGTCCAATGAGGACGACAGTGACGAGGAGGACAATGCGTCTGCCTCAGCTTCAGCCTCCACTCCTGCTACGA gtaattcagagggaggagagagccaGGCAGTAGGAAGCACATAG
- the ranbp3b gene encoding ran-binding protein 3b isoform X4, producing the protein MADLANEEKPAIAPPVFVFQKDKAQKRSAEGSSAEDGEDSDKDEGSYCPPVKRERTSSFPPPHSVPKNNVFMPSSFCQSPTGNSDSEPEEKPVGFRLKPPTLIHGQAPSSDSSCGTNGVKKSSDGALAAPSVFQNNTEHSADLAKSQKHENEEDEAGGNKEGGGREKKDADVAISFVFGQNIRDRAKLEENSTEEKSKDGVPLDSQSEATNYFLQYISTPSSKNATNSTDSGAKFVFGQNMSERVLSPPKGESSGEETKEVPPPPSSEPSSQETTPEKANSVSESLEESAAAYTKATAKKCILEKVDVKTGEESESNVLQMQCKLYVFEKTAQSWIERGRGLLRLNDMASTDDGTLQSRLVMRTQGSLRLILNTKLWPQMQVDKASEKSVRITAMDTEDQGVKVFLISGSSKDVGQLAAALHHRILALKSRAEQEPETPATTIPEAEVPQSNEDDSDEEDNASASASASTPATSNSEGGESQAVGST; encoded by the exons ATGGCGGACTTGGCAAACGAAG AAAAGCCTGCCATAGCGccccctgtgtttgtttttcaaaaagatAAAGCACAGAAG CGATCTGCAGAGGGCTCAAGTGCAGAGGATGGAGAAG ATTCAGATAAAGACGAGGGAAGCTATTGCCCCCCTGTGAAAAGGGAAAGGACCTCATCGTTCCCACCCCCACACTCTG TTCCCAAGAACAATGTATTCATGCCCTCAAGTTTCTGCCAGTCCCCGACTGGGAACTCTGACTCTGAGCCAG AGGAGAAACCCGTGGGATTCCGATTAAAGCCACCAACCCTCATACATGGACAGGCACCAAGTTCAG ATTCCAGTTGTGGAACCAACGGTGTGAAAAAGTCTTCAGATGGGGCACTTGCGGCCCCGTCCGTCTTTCAGAACAACACAGAGCACTCAGCCGACTTGGCAAAGTCACAG AAACATGAAAatgaggaggatgaagcagGTGGTAACAAAGAAGGAGGTGGAAGAGAGAAGAAGGATGCAGATGTAGCAATATCTTTTGTATTTGGTCAGAATATCAGAGACAGAGCAAAG TTGGAAGAGAACAGTACGGAAGAGAAGTCAAAAGATGGTGTGCCACTGGACTCTCAATCAGAGGCCACTAATTATTTCTTACAGTACATCTCTACCCCAAG TTCAAAAAATGCCACAAACAGTACAGACAGTGGGGCAAAATTTGTTTTTGGGCAGAACATGTCTGAACGAGTTCTG aGTCCTCCAAAGGGCGAGTCCTCAGGCGAGGAAACTAAAGAAGTTCCACCTCCCCCTTCTTCAGAGCCCTCATCGCAGGAAACCACCCCAGAGAAGG CGAACAGTGTGTCTGAGTCTTTGGAGGAGTCTGCAGCAGCTTACACCAAAGCCACAGCCAAGAAGTGCATCTTAGAGAAAGTCGACGTCAAAACTGGAGAGGAATCAGAAAGCAACGTTTTACAG ATGCAGTGCAAGTTATACGTTTTTGAGAAGACGGCTCAGTCGTGGATAGAAAGAGGTCGAGGTTTACTGAGGCTCAATGACATGGCGTCAACAGATGATGGCACGCTACAGTCTCGTCTAG TGATGAGGACCCAGGGCAGCCTTCGGTTGATCCTCAACACTAAACTTTGGCCCCAGATGCAGGTGGACAAGGCCAGCGAGAAGAGTGTACGAATCACTGCCATGGACACAGAGGACCAGGGGGTCAAGGTCTTCCTAATATCC GGTAGCTCTAAGGATGTAGGTCAGCTGGCTGCAGCGTTACATCACCGTATCTTAGCCCTGAAGAGCAGGGCAGAGCAGGAGCCCGAGACCCCGGCAACAACCATCCCCGAAGCCGAGGTACCGCAGTCCAATGAGGACGACAGTGACGAGGAGGACAATGCGTCTGCCTCAGCTTCAGCCTCCACTCCTGCTACGA gtaattcagagggaggagagagccaGGCAGTAGGAAGCACATAG
- the ranbp3b gene encoding ran-binding protein 3b isoform X2: protein MADLANEDKAQKRSAEGSSAEDGEDSDKDEGSYCPPVKRERTSSFPPPHSVPKNNVFMPSSFCQSPTGNSDSEPEEKPVGFRLKPPTLIHGQAPSSGVPSQKPKEQQRSVLRPAVLQAPPSKSHIESNSSCGTNGVKKSSDGALAAPSVFQNNTEHSADLAKSQKHENEEDEAGGNKEGGGREKKDADVAISFVFGQNIRDRAKLEENSTEEKSKDGVPLDSQSEATNYFLQYISTPSSKNATNSTDSGAKFVFGQNMSERVLSPPKGESSGEETKEVPPPPSSEPSSQETTPEKANSVSESLEESAAAYTKATAKKCILEKVDVKTGEESESNVLQMQCKLYVFEKTAQSWIERGRGLLRLNDMASTDDGTLQSRLVMRTQGSLRLILNTKLWPQMQVDKASEKSVRITAMDTEDQGVKVFLISGSSKDVGQLAAALHHRILALKSRAEQEPETPATTIPEAEVPQSNEDDSDEEDNASASASASTPATSNSEGGESQAVGST from the exons ATGGCGGACTTGGCAAACGAAG atAAAGCACAGAAG CGATCTGCAGAGGGCTCAAGTGCAGAGGATGGAGAAG ATTCAGATAAAGACGAGGGAAGCTATTGCCCCCCTGTGAAAAGGGAAAGGACCTCATCGTTCCCACCCCCACACTCTG TTCCCAAGAACAATGTATTCATGCCCTCAAGTTTCTGCCAGTCCCCGACTGGGAACTCTGACTCTGAGCCAG AGGAGAAACCCGTGGGATTCCGATTAAAGCCACCAACCCTCATACATGGACAGGCACCAAGTTCAG GGGTCCCAAGTCAGAAACCCAAGGAACAGCAACGCAGTGTTCTTCGCCCTGCAGTTCTCCAGGCGCCGCCCTCTAAATCACATATAGAGTCCA ATTCCAGTTGTGGAACCAACGGTGTGAAAAAGTCTTCAGATGGGGCACTTGCGGCCCCGTCCGTCTTTCAGAACAACACAGAGCACTCAGCCGACTTGGCAAAGTCACAG AAACATGAAAatgaggaggatgaagcagGTGGTAACAAAGAAGGAGGTGGAAGAGAGAAGAAGGATGCAGATGTAGCAATATCTTTTGTATTTGGTCAGAATATCAGAGACAGAGCAAAG TTGGAAGAGAACAGTACGGAAGAGAAGTCAAAAGATGGTGTGCCACTGGACTCTCAATCAGAGGCCACTAATTATTTCTTACAGTACATCTCTACCCCAAG TTCAAAAAATGCCACAAACAGTACAGACAGTGGGGCAAAATTTGTTTTTGGGCAGAACATGTCTGAACGAGTTCTG aGTCCTCCAAAGGGCGAGTCCTCAGGCGAGGAAACTAAAGAAGTTCCACCTCCCCCTTCTTCAGAGCCCTCATCGCAGGAAACCACCCCAGAGAAGG CGAACAGTGTGTCTGAGTCTTTGGAGGAGTCTGCAGCAGCTTACACCAAAGCCACAGCCAAGAAGTGCATCTTAGAGAAAGTCGACGTCAAAACTGGAGAGGAATCAGAAAGCAACGTTTTACAG ATGCAGTGCAAGTTATACGTTTTTGAGAAGACGGCTCAGTCGTGGATAGAAAGAGGTCGAGGTTTACTGAGGCTCAATGACATGGCGTCAACAGATGATGGCACGCTACAGTCTCGTCTAG TGATGAGGACCCAGGGCAGCCTTCGGTTGATCCTCAACACTAAACTTTGGCCCCAGATGCAGGTGGACAAGGCCAGCGAGAAGAGTGTACGAATCACTGCCATGGACACAGAGGACCAGGGGGTCAAGGTCTTCCTAATATCC GGTAGCTCTAAGGATGTAGGTCAGCTGGCTGCAGCGTTACATCACCGTATCTTAGCCCTGAAGAGCAGGGCAGAGCAGGAGCCCGAGACCCCGGCAACAACCATCCCCGAAGCCGAGGTACCGCAGTCCAATGAGGACGACAGTGACGAGGAGGACAATGCGTCTGCCTCAGCTTCAGCCTCCACTCCTGCTACGA gtaattcagagggaggagagagccaGGCAGTAGGAAGCACATAG
- the ranbp3b gene encoding ran-binding protein 3b isoform X7 → MADLANEEKPAIAPPVFVFQKDKAQKRSAEGSSAEDGEDSDKDEGSYCPPVKRERTSSFPPPHSVPKNNVFMPSSFCQSPTGNSDSEPEEKPVGFRLKPPTLIHGQAPSSDSSCGTNGVKKSSDGALAAPSVFQNNTEHSADLAKSQLEENSTEEKSKDGVPLDSQSEATNYFLQYISTPSSKNATNSTDSGAKFVFGQNMSERVLSPPKGESSGEETKEVPPPPSSEPSSQETTPEKANSVSESLEESAAAYTKATAKKCILEKVDVKTGEESESNVLQMQCKLYVFEKTAQSWIERGRGLLRLNDMASTDDGTLQSRLVMRTQGSLRLILNTKLWPQMQVDKASEKSVRITAMDTEDQGVKVFLISGSSKDVGQLAAALHHRILALKSRAEQEPETPATTIPEAEVPQSNEDDSDEEDNASASASASTPATSNSEGGESQAVGST, encoded by the exons ATGGCGGACTTGGCAAACGAAG AAAAGCCTGCCATAGCGccccctgtgtttgtttttcaaaaagatAAAGCACAGAAG CGATCTGCAGAGGGCTCAAGTGCAGAGGATGGAGAAG ATTCAGATAAAGACGAGGGAAGCTATTGCCCCCCTGTGAAAAGGGAAAGGACCTCATCGTTCCCACCCCCACACTCTG TTCCCAAGAACAATGTATTCATGCCCTCAAGTTTCTGCCAGTCCCCGACTGGGAACTCTGACTCTGAGCCAG AGGAGAAACCCGTGGGATTCCGATTAAAGCCACCAACCCTCATACATGGACAGGCACCAAGTTCAG ATTCCAGTTGTGGAACCAACGGTGTGAAAAAGTCTTCAGATGGGGCACTTGCGGCCCCGTCCGTCTTTCAGAACAACACAGAGCACTCAGCCGACTTGGCAAAGTCACAG TTGGAAGAGAACAGTACGGAAGAGAAGTCAAAAGATGGTGTGCCACTGGACTCTCAATCAGAGGCCACTAATTATTTCTTACAGTACATCTCTACCCCAAG TTCAAAAAATGCCACAAACAGTACAGACAGTGGGGCAAAATTTGTTTTTGGGCAGAACATGTCTGAACGAGTTCTG aGTCCTCCAAAGGGCGAGTCCTCAGGCGAGGAAACTAAAGAAGTTCCACCTCCCCCTTCTTCAGAGCCCTCATCGCAGGAAACCACCCCAGAGAAGG CGAACAGTGTGTCTGAGTCTTTGGAGGAGTCTGCAGCAGCTTACACCAAAGCCACAGCCAAGAAGTGCATCTTAGAGAAAGTCGACGTCAAAACTGGAGAGGAATCAGAAAGCAACGTTTTACAG ATGCAGTGCAAGTTATACGTTTTTGAGAAGACGGCTCAGTCGTGGATAGAAAGAGGTCGAGGTTTACTGAGGCTCAATGACATGGCGTCAACAGATGATGGCACGCTACAGTCTCGTCTAG TGATGAGGACCCAGGGCAGCCTTCGGTTGATCCTCAACACTAAACTTTGGCCCCAGATGCAGGTGGACAAGGCCAGCGAGAAGAGTGTACGAATCACTGCCATGGACACAGAGGACCAGGGGGTCAAGGTCTTCCTAATATCC GGTAGCTCTAAGGATGTAGGTCAGCTGGCTGCAGCGTTACATCACCGTATCTTAGCCCTGAAGAGCAGGGCAGAGCAGGAGCCCGAGACCCCGGCAACAACCATCCCCGAAGCCGAGGTACCGCAGTCCAATGAGGACGACAGTGACGAGGAGGACAATGCGTCTGCCTCAGCTTCAGCCTCCACTCCTGCTACGA gtaattcagagggaggagagagccaGGCAGTAGGAAGCACATAG
- the ccl25a gene encoding C-C motif chemokine 20, with protein sequence MQFNTLFFLLIGSYLCLALAQVSYDDCCLRYVKTLSSRTQRHAVKYRWQVPDGGCNLPAIIFTMKKGREFCTDPRERWVGDLMKIVNEKEIKKSNKRPTRRRPSHRLRG encoded by the exons ATGCAGTTCAACACACTCTTCTTCCTGCTGATTGGGTCGTATCTCTGTCTCGCACTGGCACAAG TGAGCTATGACGACTGCTGTTTGCGGTATGTGAAAACTCTGAGCAGCAGAACTCAGAGACATGCAGTGAAGTACAGATGGCAGGTTCCGGATGGTGGCTGCAACCTGCCTGCTATAAT CTTCACCATGAAGAAGGGACGTGAGTTTTGCACAGACCCCAGAGAGAGATGGGTGGGAGATCTGATGAAGATtgttaatgaaaaagaaatcaaaaagTCCAACAAGAGACCCACTAGAAGG